From Apus apus isolate bApuApu2 chromosome 13, bApuApu2.pri.cur, whole genome shotgun sequence, a single genomic window includes:
- the IL4 gene encoding interleukin-4 has translation MSIPGPVLLTVLALWAGQAGAAALVQPSILLQESIQLLGALLESQVSCNKMNVTNIFAGNKHDNDLEVLCKATTVALEGRSCHQHLEGISLNLLSLVRRESSAPQGPCPVAAGDTTSLNQFLVDLRRVLQRLVKDSSFK, from the exons ATGAGCATCCCGGGGCCGGTGCTGCTCACCGTGCTGGCGCTGTGGGCCGGGCAGGCGGGAGCAGCCGCGCTGGTCCAGCcctccatcctgctgcaggagagcatCCAGCTGCTGGGAGCGCTGCTGGAGAGCCAG GTTTCCTGCAACAAGATGAACGTGACAAATATTTTTGCGGGCAATAAG CATGACAACGACCTGGAAGTCTTGTGCAAAGCCACCACAGTGGCCTTGGAGGGCCggagctgccaccagcacctGGAAGGCATCTCCCTCAACCTGCTCAGCCTGGTTCGCAGGGAAAGCTCAGCCCCCCAG ggCCCGTGCCCTGTGGCAGCAGGTGACACTACCTCCCTGAACCAGTTCCTGGTGGATCTACGCAGAGTCCTCCAACGATTAGTGAAAGACTCAagttttaagtga